A stretch of the Methanofervidicoccus abyssi genome encodes the following:
- a CDS encoding 50S ribosomal protein L18 has translation MAHGAKYRVPFRRRREGKTDYRKRLKLLLSKKPRLVVRKSLNNIIAQIVEYDEKGDRVVVSAHTRELLKLGYKGHRGNLPAAYLVGLLIGKKALKRGYREAILDIGLHRATRGGAVFAVLKGALDAGMDIPHGESILPDEDRIRGEHIKRYALMLKEENEEKYRRQFSKYLEKGLLPENLPEHFEEIKEKIEKLEV, from the coding sequence ATGGCACATGGTGCTAAGTACAGGGTTCCCTTTAGAAGGAGAAGGGAGGGAAAAACAGATTATAGGAAGAGGTTAAAACTGCTGCTCTCAAAAAAACCTAGACTTGTAGTTAGAAAATCCTTAAATAACATAATAGCCCAGATCGTAGAGTATGACGAAAAGGGAGATAGAGTTGTAGTCTCAGCCCATACAAGGGAGCTTTTAAAATTGGGATACAAGGGACACCGTGGAAACCTACCTGCGGCCTATCTGGTAGGACTCCTCATTGGTAAAAAGGCACTTAAGAGAGGATACAGGGAGGCCATCTTGGATATAGGACTACACAGAGCTACAAGAGGAGGGGCGGTTTTCGCAGTGCTTAAAGGTGCCCTGGATGCTGGAATGGATATACCACATGGAGAGAGTATTCTCCCAGATGAGGATAGGATAAGGGGAGAACACATTAAAAGGTATGCCTTGATGTTAAAGGAGGAAAACGAAGAAAAGTATAGGAGACAGTTTTCGAAGTATCTGGAAAAGGGATTACTTCCAGAGAATTTACCTGAACACTTTGAAGAGATTAAGGAAAAGATAGAAAAATTAGAGGTTTAA
- a CDS encoding 50S ribosomal protein L19e, giving the protein MDVSTQRRMAADILDCGIDRVWIDPEQLDRVKMAITKDDIRQLIKEGVIVKKQKKGISSARAKKLKEQKKKGRRRGPGSRKGAKGARTPQKRKWINTIRPLRRMLRELRDSGMIDRSTYRMLYRKAKGGAFRSRSHLRLYLEEHGLLKAKE; this is encoded by the coding sequence ATGGACGTATCAACCCAGAGAAGGATGGCTGCTGATATACTGGACTGTGGTATCGATAGGGTATGGATAGATCCTGAACAGTTAGATAGGGTTAAGATGGCTATTACAAAGGACGATATCAGACAGTTGATTAAGGAAGGTGTAATAGTTAAAAAACAGAAAAAGGGTATAAGTAGTGCAAGAGCTAAGAAGTTGAAGGAGCAGAAGAAGAAAGGTAGGAGGAGAGGTCCTGGTTCAAGGAAAGGTGCAAAAGGTGCCAGAACACCTCAGAAGAGGAAGTGGATAAATACAATAAGACCCTTGAGGAGGATGTTGAGAGAACTTAGAGACAGTGGTATGATAGACAGGAGTACCTACAGAATGCTGTATAGGAAGGCTAAAGGTGGTGCCTTCAGAAGTAGAAGCCACCTCAGGTTGTATCTAGAGGAACACGGACTGTTGAAGGCAAAGGAGTAA
- a CDS encoding 50S ribosomal protein L32e, translating to MSKKRLLRLRSKMKQKRPEFRRQEWHRYKRLGTCWRRPKGLQSSMRKQLKGRPAIVKIGYRSPAAVRGLHPSGLEDVLVHNVKELEELDPKTQGARIASTVGKRKKIEIVKRAQELGIKILNLSEEKIRELLNYNKEDKDECESDEGESKE from the coding sequence ATGAGTAAGAAGAGACTTCTAAGGTTGAGATCTAAGATGAAACAGAAGAGGCCTGAATTTAGGAGACAGGAGTGGCACAGGTATAAGAGATTAGGTACCTGTTGGAGAAGGCCTAAGGGATTACAGAGTAGTATGAGAAAACAGTTGAAAGGTAGACCTGCCATAGTTAAGATAGGTTACAGATCTCCAGCTGCAGTTAGGGGATTACATCCATCAGGACTTGAGGATGTCCTAGTACACAACGTAAAGGAGTTGGAAGAGTTAGATCCTAAAACTCAGGGGGCGAGGATAGCTTCTACAGTAGGTAAGAGGAAGAAGATCGAGATAGTAAAGAGGGCTCAGGAGTTAGGTATAAAGATATTGAACCTATCAGAGGAAAAAATTAGGGAGTTACTTAACTACAACAAGGAAGATAAAGATGAATGTGAAAGTGATGAAGGTGAAAGTAAGGAATAA
- a CDS encoding 50S ribosomal protein L6 — MPVAAVIREEIEIPDNVSVEISGDEVIVKSGDKELRRVLSYPNVTIKKEGNKIVVESLFPRKKHAAMVGTFVAHIKNMIKGVTEGFEYRLKIRYSHFPMKVTVKGDEVIIDNFLGEKHPRRAKILEGVTVKISGEDIIVRGIDKEKTGQTAANIEQATRIKGRDIRVFQDGIYIVEKAGKTI; from the coding sequence ATGCCAGTTGCTGCAGTTATTAGAGAGGAGATTGAGATACCAGATAACGTATCTGTAGAGATCAGTGGTGATGAAGTTATAGTAAAATCTGGAGATAAGGAATTAAGGAGGGTGCTCTCGTATCCCAATGTCACTATAAAGAAAGAAGGGAACAAGATAGTTGTAGAGAGTCTATTCCCAAGGAAAAAACATGCTGCTATGGTGGGGACTTTTGTAGCCCATATTAAAAACATGATAAAGGGAGTAACAGAAGGGTTTGAATACAGGTTAAAGATAAGGTATTCTCACTTCCCTATGAAGGTTACAGTTAAAGGTGATGAAGTAATAATAGACAATTTCTTAGGTGAGAAACATCCAAGGAGGGCAAAAATATTAGAGGGAGTAACAGTTAAGATCAGTGGTGAAGATATAATTGTAAGAGGGATAGACAAGGAGAAGACTGGACAAACTGCTGCAAACATTGAACAAGCTACAAGGATCAAGGGAAGAGATATTAGGGTATTCCAAGATGGTATCTATATAGTAGAGAAGGCTGGAAAAACGATTTAA